The proteins below are encoded in one region of Paraburkholderia aromaticivorans:
- a CDS encoding acyl-homoserine-lactone synthase, producing the protein MQTAIRIGMRQEFDNADINEMYRLRARVFHGRLGWDIPTIAGMEIDGYDALGPHYMLIQADDGQVRGCWRLMPTEGPNMLKDTFPQLLHGAAAPVGRHIWELSRFAIETGGEEQSFGFADLTMQAIHELVTFADQMGITRYVTVTTTPIERLLRKTGIDISRLGSPLQIGVERAVALDIAVSPKTRTALFGPMAAAA; encoded by the coding sequence ACAGCAATCCGGATTGGAATGCGTCAGGAATTCGACAACGCAGACATTAACGAGATGTACCGCCTGCGGGCGCGGGTATTTCATGGGCGGCTCGGGTGGGATATCCCGACCATCGCGGGCATGGAGATCGACGGCTACGACGCGCTCGGGCCGCACTACATGCTGATCCAGGCCGACGACGGGCAAGTGCGCGGCTGTTGGCGCCTGATGCCGACCGAAGGCCCCAACATGCTGAAGGACACCTTCCCGCAGTTGCTGCATGGCGCGGCGGCGCCGGTTGGGCGGCACATCTGGGAATTGAGCCGGTTCGCAATCGAAACCGGCGGCGAGGAGCAGTCGTTCGGCTTTGCTGACCTGACCATGCAGGCCATTCACGAACTCGTGACGTTTGCCGATCAGATGGGCATCACGCGGTATGTCACGGTGACTACCACGCCGATCGAGCGGCTGCTGCGCAAGACCGGCATCGACATCAGCCGGCTCGGGTCGCCATTGCAGATCGGCGTGGAGCGGGCGGTGGCGCTGGATATCGCGGTGAGTCCGAAGACTCGTACTGCGCTGTTCGGACCGATGGCCGCCGCGGCCTAG